One window from the genome of Planctomycetia bacterium encodes:
- a CDS encoding DUF1446 domain-containing protein, giving the protein MRSSLRIGNGCGFWGDNVDAPIELARDGKLDYLTLEYLAELTMSILALLKQRDPQFGYAHDFLGVLKRLVPHLQQQPPLKVITNAGGMNPLACGQQARTILDQSELKSYKVGVVTGDDLLPRLDELQAAGHPLINLDTGEPLEKIRSKIVSANAYMGSQPIVEALQRGANVVVTGRVADACLTVGPAIHEFGWKWDDWAKLSSATVAGHLIECGAQATGGLWEHWNTTPDFANVGYPIAEFAPSGDFIITKPERTGGVVNLQTVAGQLLYEVNNPAAYYTPDVVSDFTSIALKDLGQNRVEVTKAQGKPAPDKLKVSIAYRDGFMSSGTLAIYGGNAPEKARQAGQVILDRLKRAGFTYARTNIETIGAGAVVPLGNDKSQATEVMLRVAVHDPNKAAVERFTKEFAPLVTAGPPGTTGYTTGRPAVREVFAYWPALIERSVVKPQVDIL; this is encoded by the coding sequence ATGCGTTCTTCTCTCCGCATTGGTAATGGCTGTGGCTTCTGGGGCGACAACGTCGATGCCCCCATCGAACTCGCTCGCGATGGCAAGCTCGATTACCTCACACTCGAATACCTCGCTGAATTGACCATGTCGATTCTGGCCCTACTCAAGCAGCGCGATCCGCAATTCGGCTACGCTCACGATTTCCTCGGCGTGCTTAAACGCCTGGTGCCTCACCTGCAACAACAGCCACCATTGAAAGTCATCACTAATGCAGGCGGCATGAATCCGCTGGCATGTGGCCAACAGGCTCGCACCATTCTCGACCAGTCTGAACTCAAAAGTTACAAAGTCGGTGTGGTCACTGGCGACGATCTGCTGCCTCGACTCGATGAACTGCAAGCTGCCGGGCATCCGCTCATTAATCTCGATACCGGTGAACCGCTTGAAAAGATTCGTTCCAAGATCGTTTCCGCTAATGCCTACATGGGTTCACAGCCCATAGTCGAAGCATTGCAGCGTGGTGCCAACGTCGTCGTCACCGGTCGTGTGGCCGATGCCTGCTTGACCGTCGGCCCGGCTATTCACGAGTTCGGCTGGAAATGGGACGACTGGGCCAAGCTCTCCTCCGCCACGGTAGCAGGACACTTGATTGAATGCGGAGCCCAGGCGACCGGCGGCTTGTGGGAACACTGGAACACGACGCCCGACTTCGCCAATGTAGGCTATCCCATTGCAGAGTTCGCTCCCAGCGGCGATTTCATCATCACCAAGCCGGAACGCACCGGCGGAGTTGTCAACCTGCAAACCGTGGCGGGCCAGTTGCTTTATGAAGTCAACAATCCTGCTGCCTATTACACTCCCGATGTCGTTTCCGATTTCACCAGCATTGCACTGAAAGACCTGGGCCAAAACCGTGTTGAGGTTACCAAGGCTCAAGGCAAACCTGCACCCGACAAGCTCAAAGTCTCCATCGCCTACCGCGATGGTTTCATGAGCAGTGGCACCCTGGCCATTTACGGTGGCAATGCTCCCGAGAAAGCACGCCAGGCTGGGCAGGTGATTCTTGATCGCCTCAAACGGGCTGGCTTCACCTATGCCCGTACCAATATTGAAACCATCGGTGCCGGTGCTGTCGTGCCGCTCGGCAATGACAAGAGCCAGGCTACAGAAGTGATGCTCCGTGTGGCAGTGCACGATCCGAACAAGGCTGCGGTCGAACGCTTCACCAAGGAATTCGCCCCGCTGGTGACCGCTGGCCCGCCCGGTACCACCGGTTATACCACCGGCCGACCCGCCGTCCGCGAAGTCTTCGCCTACTGGCCCGCTCTAATTGAGCGGTCAGTGGTGAAGCCACAGGTGGATATACTTTAG
- a CDS encoding efflux RND transporter permease subunit: MFTKILYRPALAIVISIILLFLGVLGIYTLPIAQFPSITPPTVEVAIAYPGASANVLVDSVLIPLEQSINGVQNMRYIVSDATSAGEATIRIFFEPGTDPNINVVNVQNRVNIVMNRLPPLVQREGILVSQVVPSMLMYVNIYSTAPNTDQKFLYNFANVNVMPAIKRIQGIGLPRNLGNRAYAMRIWLKLDRMRAYKISSEDVMKALAEQSVIGSPGRLGQATGKTSQSQEYVLTYIGRYNKPDQYANIILRANPEGEILRLKDVADVELGSEFFDIYSDLDGHPAASIILKQSPGSNATAVIEEIKKELEQIKKESFPPGMDYELAYDVSKFLDASIEKVLHTLLEAFVLVSLVVYMFLGDLRSTLIPILAVPVSLVGAFFFMQMFGLSINLITLFALVLAIGIVVDNAIVVVEAVHVKMHEKHLSPYRATWEVLHEVSGAIIAITLVMTSVFVPVTFIPGPVGTFYRQFGITMATSIVLSGIVALTLTPVLCAMILKPLHQSNGHSNSERKRRSILGTVIFALGGLLVLGLVTYLAYYLWGKVGFILLAVPVLRRPFDYAVEKITSGYTGILRWIVTSRLLTVSFVGSFIAGIYVVGLMLPTSFIPGEDQGIIYAVIQTPPGSTLEYTNAKSHELQKAAKELDEVSSVTSLAGYEVLTEGRGSNAGTCIINLKNWSERKRTARELMEELEKKCHAITDVKIEFFEPPAVPGFGAAGGFSMRLLDKTNSTDYKQLGEVTAKFMTALEKRPELSNLFTFYTADFPQYELIINNDVAMQKGVSIGKALDNLNILIGSTYEQGFILFGQFFKVYVQSAPEFRRFPEDLNNLFIKNDHGEMVPYTSFLSVKKRQGLNEITRYNLYPSASIQGAPAHGFSSGQALQAIQEVAAQTLPQGYGIGWEGLSYDESKKGNEALYIFLIVIAFVYLILVAQYESFILPLAVILSLPIGVFGSFFFLELLGLANDVYAQIGMVMLVGLLGKNAILIVEFAVQRHRDGLSFKEAAIEGGKLRFRPIQMTSFAFIAGLVPLVIATGAGAIGNRTIGTTGVGGMLVGTVFGVMVIPGLYYLFGVLSGGKKFLRDEVDEPLSELFEHNAIAPENNDH, encoded by the coding sequence ATGTTCACTAAAATCCTTTACCGGCCAGCACTGGCAATTGTCATTTCGATCATCTTGTTATTTCTGGGTGTGTTGGGAATTTATACCCTTCCCATTGCGCAGTTCCCCTCCATCACGCCACCTACCGTGGAAGTAGCTATTGCCTACCCTGGCGCCAGTGCAAATGTGCTGGTGGATTCCGTTCTGATCCCACTGGAGCAATCCATCAACGGCGTTCAGAATATGCGTTACATCGTTTCCGATGCAACCAGTGCCGGCGAAGCCACCATTCGAATCTTCTTCGAGCCGGGAACGGATCCCAATATCAACGTGGTGAATGTGCAGAACCGTGTCAACATTGTGATGAACCGGTTGCCTCCCCTGGTTCAACGGGAAGGTATTCTCGTCAGCCAGGTTGTTCCAAGCATGCTGATGTATGTCAATATCTACAGCACGGCTCCGAACACGGATCAGAAATTCCTTTACAATTTTGCCAATGTCAATGTGATGCCTGCGATCAAGCGAATCCAGGGCATCGGGCTTCCCCGTAATCTGGGCAACCGCGCCTATGCGATGCGAATCTGGCTCAAGCTGGATCGTATGCGCGCTTACAAAATATCGTCTGAAGATGTCATGAAAGCGCTGGCAGAACAAAGCGTGATTGGCTCACCGGGCCGACTCGGCCAGGCTACAGGCAAGACTTCGCAATCACAGGAATACGTCTTGACCTACATCGGCCGATACAACAAGCCGGATCAGTATGCCAATATTATTCTCCGAGCTAATCCCGAAGGAGAGATACTTCGACTCAAGGATGTTGCAGATGTTGAACTGGGATCAGAGTTTTTCGACATCTATTCCGATCTCGATGGCCATCCTGCAGCATCCATTATCTTGAAGCAGAGTCCCGGCTCCAATGCTACTGCGGTGATTGAGGAAATCAAAAAAGAACTCGAGCAGATCAAGAAAGAGTCATTTCCTCCCGGAATGGATTACGAGCTTGCTTATGATGTCTCCAAGTTTCTGGACGCCTCCATTGAAAAAGTGCTGCACACGCTTCTGGAAGCATTTGTCCTGGTTTCACTGGTCGTTTATATGTTTCTGGGTGATTTGCGATCAACGCTGATCCCGATCCTGGCAGTTCCCGTCTCCCTCGTGGGAGCATTCTTTTTCATGCAGATGTTCGGGCTTTCCATCAATCTCATCACCTTGTTTGCCCTGGTGCTGGCGATTGGTATTGTCGTGGATAATGCCATCGTGGTCGTCGAAGCAGTTCATGTCAAGATGCATGAAAAGCACCTTTCGCCGTATCGAGCAACCTGGGAAGTTCTCCATGAAGTCAGCGGCGCCATCATTGCTATCACCCTGGTGATGACATCCGTCTTTGTGCCGGTAACCTTTATTCCCGGACCTGTCGGAACATTCTACCGTCAATTCGGAATTACGATGGCAACATCCATCGTTCTTTCGGGTATCGTTGCCCTGACGTTAACTCCAGTTCTCTGCGCGATGATCCTCAAGCCTCTTCATCAATCCAATGGACATTCGAATTCTGAAAGGAAGCGGCGCTCAATCCTTGGTACAGTGATCTTTGCCCTGGGAGGATTACTGGTACTGGGCCTGGTCACCTATCTGGCATATTACTTGTGGGGCAAAGTGGGTTTTATCCTGCTGGCAGTTCCTGTGCTGAGGCGTCCTTTTGATTATGCAGTGGAGAAAATTACCAGTGGATATACCGGGATTCTTCGATGGATCGTAACCAGTCGATTACTGACTGTGTCCTTTGTTGGCAGCTTTATCGCCGGTATCTATGTGGTTGGCTTGATGTTGCCTACCAGTTTTATCCCAGGTGAAGATCAGGGAATTATCTATGCCGTAATCCAGACACCTCCTGGCTCCACTCTGGAATACACCAATGCCAAATCACATGAGTTGCAGAAAGCTGCGAAGGAACTCGACGAAGTCAGCTCCGTCACGTCCCTGGCGGGTTATGAAGTGCTGACGGAAGGACGAGGATCGAATGCCGGTACCTGCATTATCAATCTGAAAAACTGGTCTGAACGCAAACGGACTGCCCGCGAACTGATGGAAGAACTCGAAAAGAAATGCCACGCGATAACCGATGTCAAAATCGAGTTCTTTGAACCTCCAGCAGTGCCAGGCTTCGGAGCTGCAGGAGGCTTCTCCATGCGGCTCCTCGACAAGACCAATTCAACCGATTACAAACAACTTGGCGAGGTAACCGCGAAGTTCATGACAGCGCTGGAAAAACGTCCTGAACTCAGCAATCTGTTTACCTTCTATACTGCCGACTTTCCTCAATACGAATTGATCATCAACAATGATGTTGCCATGCAGAAGGGTGTTTCGATTGGCAAGGCACTGGATAATCTCAACATCCTCATTGGTAGCACCTACGAGCAGGGTTTCATACTCTTTGGGCAGTTCTTCAAAGTGTATGTACAGTCAGCGCCTGAGTTCCGCCGCTTTCCGGAAGATCTGAACAATTTATTCATCAAGAATGATCATGGCGAGATGGTTCCCTACACTTCCTTCCTTTCAGTCAAAAAGAGGCAGGGGCTGAATGAAATCACTCGCTATAACCTCTATCCTTCCGCCTCAATCCAGGGAGCTCCCGCTCATGGGTTCAGTAGCGGGCAGGCCCTGCAAGCCATTCAGGAAGTTGCTGCACAGACCCTGCCGCAAGGATATGGCATCGGCTGGGAAGGTCTTTCCTATGATGAATCGAAAAAGGGAAATGAAGCTCTCTACATCTTCCTCATTGTGATTGCCTTTGTGTATCTCATTCTGGTTGCACAATACGAAAGTTTCATACTGCCATTGGCTGTCATTCTTTCCCTGCCTATCGGGGTTTTTGGCTCATTCTTTTTCCTGGAGTTGCTGGGGTTGGCGAACGACGTCTATGCACAGATTGGCATGGTCATGCTCGTGGGACTTCTCGGAAAGAATGCGATCTTGATTGTGGAATTTGCCGTCCAACGCCACAGGGATGGCTTGAGTTTCAAGGAAGCTGCCATTGAAGGCGGAAAGCTCAGATTCAGACCGATTCAGATGACCTCTTTTGCATTCATTGCTGGACTGGTTCCACTGGTGATTGCCACAGGCGCTGGAGCCATCGGAAACCGTACGATTGGAACCACTGGTGTTGGCGGTATGCTCGTAGGTACGGTCTTTGGGGTTATGGTTATTCCAGGGCTGTATTATCTGTTTGGCGTACTCTCAGGAGGAAAGAAATTCCTTCGAGACGAGGTGGATGAACCACTCAGTGAACTTTTTGAACACAATGCCATAGCTCCGGAGAACAACGACCACTAA
- a CDS encoding enoyl-CoA hydratase/isomerase family protein: MSSSVILINHQPHATIIAINRPERRNALNRELVTALTNAFQAALTDQSRCLILTGTEKAFCAGMDLAELSETLDKPDEAQRVHEDAGRLSNLFELIYSHPKPTIAAVNGAAVAGGAGLVSVCDLAIADPGAKLGYPEVKRGLVAAMVMPHLLRLVGERAARDLLLTGRLVDASEAFRMGFINEVVDANLTANDEALGIKPATSALDRALAIAKELGESSPNALTITKRLLAECRAGAAANSGLARESADARLHIEAKSGLKAFLDKKPVPWVKP; this comes from the coding sequence ATGTCCTCTTCCGTCATCCTCATCAATCATCAGCCTCATGCCACGATCATTGCCATCAATCGTCCCGAACGGCGTAATGCCCTCAACCGCGAACTGGTAACCGCATTGACCAATGCATTCCAGGCCGCGTTGACCGATCAGAGCCGCTGCCTGATTCTGACTGGTACCGAAAAAGCCTTCTGTGCAGGCATGGATCTGGCCGAGCTATCCGAAACACTCGATAAACCCGATGAAGCCCAGCGGGTCCATGAAGATGCAGGCAGGCTTTCGAACCTGTTCGAATTGATCTATTCCCACCCCAAGCCGACGATTGCTGCCGTGAACGGTGCTGCTGTAGCAGGTGGTGCCGGGCTTGTCTCCGTCTGCGATCTGGCGATAGCCGACCCCGGTGCCAAACTGGGCTATCCCGAAGTAAAACGTGGACTGGTCGCTGCCATGGTAATGCCCCATCTGCTCCGTCTGGTCGGAGAGCGGGCCGCCCGCGACCTGCTCCTCACCGGCCGACTCGTTGATGCCAGCGAAGCCTTCCGTATGGGCTTTATCAACGAAGTGGTGGATGCCAACCTCACTGCCAATGATGAAGCACTGGGCATCAAGCCGGCAACCTCAGCTCTCGACCGTGCATTAGCCATTGCCAAAGAACTGGGCGAAAGCTCTCCCAATGCGTTAACCATCACCAAAAGACTGCTTGCCGAATGCCGTGCCGGTGCCGCTGCCAACTCCGGCCTGGCCCGCGAAAGTGCCGATGCCCGGCTGCACATTGAAGCCAAATCAGGCCTCAAAGCGTTTCTGGATAAGAAACCTGTGCCTTGGGTGAAGCCGTAA
- a CDS encoding TolC family protein: MFSSLNNRPGKHHKFVTHGSILLSFSIVMSSCQIPNLRQAETGPETPSSFTGSSSSGESSAQLHVDQFFNDPMLIRLMNEALTNNQELKILAEEIEIANNDIDVRRGAYLPFVNMKAGAGFERSSAFTPLGTAERELQYQPGRNYPDPLPDFLLAANVSWEVDIWRKLRNARDAATLRYLATSEGRNYVVTRLVAEVAEKYYDLMALDNKLKTLEQTIELQKESLRIAKAKKEAGRDTELAVQRFQAEVNKNQSETLMVKQEIIEVENRINFLAGRFPQPVERASAGFLDLKIQAVNTGIPSQLLQNRPDIRQAQRQLEAAGLDIEIAKAEFYPSLDIIGGIGFRAFNPKYFFNPDALIANTAGELTSPLINKLAIQAEYRNANARQLQSVYNYQRIILDAFTEVINRVSMADNYGKSIEIRKQQLTALEASVNTATNLFQNARAEYSEVLFAQRDLLEARMVLIETKRKQLSAMVNTYQALGGGVAQSSNAQTPPASQ; encoded by the coding sequence ATGTTCTCCAGTTTGAATAACAGACCTGGCAAACACCATAAGTTTGTCACACATGGCAGTATCCTTTTATCATTCTCCATCGTGATGTCATCATGCCAGATTCCCAATCTCCGGCAAGCAGAGACGGGTCCGGAAACGCCTTCGAGTTTTACTGGTAGCAGCAGCAGCGGAGAAAGTTCAGCACAACTCCATGTTGATCAGTTTTTCAACGACCCAATGCTGATTCGATTGATGAATGAAGCCCTGACTAATAACCAGGAACTTAAAATACTGGCTGAAGAGATTGAAATAGCCAACAATGATATCGATGTACGAAGAGGAGCCTACCTCCCTTTTGTTAACATGAAAGCTGGTGCAGGATTCGAAAGGTCGAGCGCATTTACACCGCTGGGTACCGCTGAACGAGAATTGCAATACCAGCCGGGCAGGAATTACCCGGATCCACTCCCCGATTTTCTGCTGGCTGCGAATGTGAGCTGGGAAGTTGACATCTGGCGAAAATTGAGAAATGCCAGAGACGCTGCTACCCTTCGCTACCTCGCCACCAGTGAGGGAAGAAATTACGTCGTTACCCGTCTGGTTGCTGAAGTTGCTGAAAAATATTACGACCTCATGGCTTTGGATAACAAACTGAAAACACTGGAACAGACTATCGAACTGCAAAAGGAAAGCTTGCGCATTGCCAAAGCTAAAAAGGAAGCTGGGAGAGATACCGAACTGGCAGTGCAGCGATTCCAGGCTGAGGTGAATAAGAACCAGAGTGAAACACTCATGGTGAAACAGGAAATCATTGAAGTCGAGAACCGCATCAATTTTCTTGCTGGTCGGTTTCCCCAGCCTGTTGAACGAGCATCTGCAGGATTCCTTGACCTCAAAATACAGGCTGTCAATACTGGTATTCCATCCCAGCTTCTTCAAAATCGTCCCGATATCAGGCAGGCGCAACGTCAACTGGAAGCGGCAGGGCTTGATATAGAAATCGCCAAAGCTGAATTCTATCCCTCTCTCGACATCATTGGAGGCATTGGCTTTCGGGCATTCAATCCAAAATACTTTTTCAATCCAGACGCATTGATTGCCAATACTGCTGGCGAATTGACTTCTCCCCTGATCAACAAGCTGGCCATACAGGCGGAATACCGTAACGCGAATGCCAGGCAGTTGCAGTCGGTTTACAACTATCAGCGAATTATCCTCGATGCCTTCACTGAAGTCATCAACCGCGTATCCATGGCGGATAATTATGGGAAGAGCATTGAAATCAGGAAACAACAGTTGACTGCTCTTGAAGCATCGGTAAACACGGCAACCAACCTTTTTCAGAACGCACGCGCAGAATACAGCGAGGTATTGTTTGCGCAACGTGATCTGCTGGAAGCCAGAATGGTCTTGATTGAAACAAAACGAAAGCAACTCTCAGCCATGGTCAATACCTACCAGGCACTCGGTGGTGGCGTTGCTCAATCCAGTAATGCACAGACACCACCTGCAAGCCAGTAG
- a CDS encoding efflux RND transporter periplasmic adaptor subunit yields MSGLALPAIRLKRTSYCLWMLLGWLVLTLAGCNKHKEHSESVHHKVVVTTPKQMDVVVTQQYVCQIHSHRHIEIRALQEGYLEQIPVKEGQTVKAGDVLFKVLPTLYKTRLDAEKAEAELALLELNNTKRLHEQKVVSIQEVALFEAKLARAKAKVAQAEAEFNFTIVKAPYDGIIDRLRQQQGSLVKKEDLLTTLSDNSLMWVYFNVPEARYLEYMSNSDQEKQSTDSVNNRKILQRYPDDKDNRQIELVLANGSKFSQTGKIGAIEADFNNETGNIAFRADFVNPDGLLRNGQTGNVLIHQKLHDALVIPQRATFEILDKRFVYVLDKDNVVQQREIVIEQELDDIFVIKKGLDAKDRFVVEGVRQVHHGDKVSDYELKEADEVLSKQKYHSE; encoded by the coding sequence ATGTCTGGCCTTGCACTTCCGGCGATTCGCCTGAAACGAACGTCATACTGCTTATGGATGCTGCTGGGTTGGCTGGTGCTCACCCTCGCCGGATGCAACAAGCATAAGGAACATTCGGAATCGGTCCATCATAAGGTTGTAGTCACAACACCTAAGCAAATGGATGTTGTCGTTACTCAACAATATGTATGCCAGATTCACTCGCATCGGCACATTGAAATCCGAGCCTTGCAGGAAGGCTATCTTGAGCAGATTCCTGTCAAAGAAGGGCAGACAGTCAAGGCAGGGGATGTCTTGTTTAAAGTTCTACCAACTCTCTACAAGACCAGACTGGATGCAGAAAAGGCAGAGGCAGAACTGGCACTTCTGGAATTGAATAACACCAAAAGACTGCATGAGCAGAAAGTCGTGTCCATTCAGGAAGTTGCGCTGTTCGAAGCCAAGCTGGCTCGAGCCAAAGCCAAAGTGGCGCAGGCAGAAGCGGAATTTAACTTTACAATTGTCAAAGCTCCGTACGATGGCATCATTGATCGTTTGCGACAGCAGCAAGGCAGCCTGGTCAAGAAAGAAGATTTGTTGACTACTCTTTCAGATAACAGCCTGATGTGGGTCTATTTCAATGTGCCTGAAGCACGTTATCTCGAATATATGTCCAATTCCGATCAGGAAAAACAATCAACAGATTCCGTCAACAATCGCAAGATTCTTCAACGCTATCCCGATGATAAAGACAATCGCCAGATTGAACTCGTCCTGGCCAACGGGAGCAAGTTTTCTCAGACCGGAAAGATTGGAGCAATTGAAGCTGATTTCAATAATGAAACGGGAAATATTGCCTTTCGGGCAGACTTCGTCAATCCAGATGGACTGTTGCGAAATGGGCAAACGGGAAATGTCCTGATTCATCAAAAGCTGCATGATGCCCTGGTCATTCCTCAGCGGGCAACCTTTGAAATTCTGGACAAGCGATTCGTCTATGTCCTTGACAAGGACAACGTCGTGCAGCAACGCGAGATTGTGATCGAACAGGAATTGGATGACATTTTTGTGATTAAGAAGGGACTGGATGCAAAGGATCGATTCGTTGTGGAAGGTGTTCGCCAGGTGCACCATGGCGATAAGGTCTCTGATTACGAATTAAAAGAAGCAGATGAAGTGCTGTCCAAGCAGAAGTATCACTCCGAATAG
- a CDS encoding PEP-CTERM sorting domain-containing protein (PEP-CTERM proteins occur, often in large numbers, in the proteomes of bacteria that also encode an exosortase, a predicted intramembrane cysteine proteinase. The presence of a PEP-CTERM domain at a protein's C-terminus predicts cleavage within the sorting domain, followed by covalent anchoring to some some component of the (usually Gram-negative) cell surface. Many PEP-CTERM proteins exhibit an unusual sequence composition that includes large numbers of potential glycosylation sites. Expression of one such protein has been shown restore the ability of a bacterium to form floc, a type of biofilm.): MKYIASLLLACFSTVCLQAQDVIAQGQISFLELGFNNTNVNNPFWIVQINDESTQTVYDAAFSSSLGRFVFDAPGGATFLVGGPQHLFTRPVPTSWSFVGVGPNQLFRATPQNGDPVTRLIMGVASFSVPNGVLVNNQFTITMSVAGITNPGAFSYYSNDDPFNSALGNLGTILLSTDQNITSFTRFAGTQNNFNMAFSAPGIYDIDFRISGTRTEAAGGGEIISPFYRYTFEIATFAVPEPTTWALMIGSSVVAASVVWQRRRRRQRALDEVIG; encoded by the coding sequence ATGAAATATATTGCCTCACTGCTTCTGGCCTGCTTTTCGACGGTTTGTCTTCAGGCACAAGACGTTATTGCCCAGGGCCAGATTTCGTTTCTGGAACTCGGGTTCAACAACACGAACGTCAACAATCCGTTCTGGATTGTGCAAATCAATGATGAATCGACCCAGACGGTGTATGATGCAGCGTTCAGCAGTTCACTGGGACGTTTTGTGTTTGACGCGCCAGGCGGAGCGACTTTCCTGGTGGGTGGGCCACAGCATCTTTTCACTAGACCGGTGCCCACCAGTTGGTCTTTTGTTGGTGTGGGGCCTAACCAACTGTTCCGGGCCACGCCTCAGAATGGTGATCCGGTTACTCGATTGATCATGGGGGTCGCCTCGTTCAGTGTGCCTAATGGCGTGTTGGTCAATAACCAGTTCACGATTACCATGTCGGTGGCGGGCATCACGAACCCCGGTGCGTTTTCCTATTACAGCAATGATGATCCGTTCAACAGTGCGCTGGGAAACCTGGGTACGATCTTGCTTTCGACTGATCAGAACATCACTTCGTTTACCCGCTTTGCCGGCACCCAGAACAATTTCAACATGGCCTTTTCTGCTCCGGGTATTTATGACATCGATTTTCGGATCAGTGGCACACGCACCGAAGCAGCGGGTGGCGGTGAAATCATCAGTCCCTTTTACCGATACACTTTTGAGATTGCTACCTTCGCTGTTCCTGAACCAACGACGTGGGCTCTGATGATTGGCAGCAGCGTGGTGGCAGCGAGCGTGGTCTGGCAACGAAGAAGAAGACGGCAGCGGGCTTTGGATGAGGTGATTGGGTAG